The stretch of DNA TCATGACAATGCGCAGTGCTTCCGCCGAATGGAACGGAACCCTGAAGGATGGTCACGGCACGATGATTCTGGGCAGCGGTGCCTGGGAGGGGCCGTTCAGTTTCGCCTCGCGTTTCGAGGAAGGTCCCGGCTCCAATCCCGAAGAGTTGCTGGGTGCGGCTCATGCGGGCTGTTTCTCGATGTTCCTCTCCGCCGTGCTCACCAAGGCCGGCTTCGAGCCGCGCCGGATTCACACCACGGCCAAGGTGCATCTCGAGGCGGGCCCCGAGATCGCGCTGATCGAGCTGGACCTGGAAGCGGAAATCCCGGGAATTTCGGAAGAGGACTTCCTGACTCACGCCGAGACCGCCAAGGCGGGCTGCCCGGTATCCAAG from Candidatus Delongbacteria bacterium encodes:
- a CDS encoding OsmC family protein, encoding MTMRSASAEWNGTLKDGHGTMILGSGAWEGPFSFASRFEEGPGSNPEELLGAAHAGCFSMFLSAVLTKAGFEPRRIHTTAKVHLEAGPEIALIELDLEAEIPGISEEDFLTHAETAKAGCPVSKALAGPKVTLKARLQA